TGGCCTTGCTGAAATTCGGTTTCAAGTGGCTCCAGTTTTCCCTTTTTGGCAAGCAGACGATGTACATTCGTGAGGAAGGTTAGAGAGGACAACAATCGTCAGTTAATATTGTCAGATATATACGTGCTTCACAGGGAGGCGTTATGATTGAACTCTGCGCTCGGACTCACAACCTCGATGACATCGAAACGATCCTGGCTCAAGGTTTTAAAGTGCTGGAGATTACTCTGCCTTGTTCAGGCGGGCTTGAGGAGGAACATGCCTGGAGAGAGTTAGCGAAACAGCGAGACCTGTCGTTATTAGCCCACGGCCCTAATGAAGGCAATCCCCGGGATTTGACACACCTGACCGACAAACACTTACCCCGGCTCAGACAGACCCTGGAAGAAGCAAGCCGCTTGGACGTCGCTATTTTAACCATTCATTTTAACGTTGACTCTCGCTGGATACCGCCTGAAACCATTCAAGGCAAAATTGATCTTCTGAATCAGATCGTTGGCTGGGGAGTGGAGCTGGGTGTTCATGTCAATCTGGAAAACTTGAGCGAGGGGGCCGCTGACCTTGAGAAAGCATTACTCAAAGTTCCCCATTTAGATCTCACCCTGGACGTGGGTCATGCGATGCTTACTCATCGGACCAGCACTGCCCCGGAAATAATAAGGCGTCTACCTGACCGCATCAGTCATTTACATCTGCATGACAATCACGGCGGGAAAAGCTACCGTGACGACGAGCACCTTATCCCTGGAGAGGGGAAGGTGGCTTTTACCGAACTTTTTAGACTGCTGAAGCAAAAAGGCTACAACCAGACCGCAACCCTTGAAGTGGCGCCGCATGAAATGGCCCTGGCCCGAAAGCGGGTCACTGAATTCTGGCTGAATTCATCCTGACTGAAAATGGAGATAGTGGTATTCAGTTTTTCAGTTCGGCGTCATTTGCCATAGCGGTAAACCCCTTGTCCGGTCTTACGGCCGAGATGGCCGGCCTTGACGAGCTTTACCAGCAGGGGAGCCGGCCGGTATTTCTCTCCCAATTCTCGATGGAGTGTTTGGATACAGGCCAGGACGATATCCAGCCCGGAGGCGTCCGCTGCCGCCAAAGGGCCTAAAGGGAAGCCCAATCCTTTGGTACAGCTCCTGTCAATTTCTTCAGCGCTGCAAAGATCATTTTCAAGAATACAGAAGGCCTCGTTGATCATCGGCAGATAGATCCTGTTGATAACAAAACCGGGAGCGTCAACAACCGTTACCGTTTCTTTCCCGCAGTTTCGAAGAAAAGCCACCACCTTAT
The sequence above is drawn from the Deltaproteobacteria bacterium genome and encodes:
- a CDS encoding sugar phosphate isomerase/epimerase yields the protein MIELCARTHNLDDIETILAQGFKVLEITLPCSGGLEEEHAWRELAKQRDLSLLAHGPNEGNPRDLTHLTDKHLPRLRQTLEEASRLDVAILTIHFNVDSRWIPPETIQGKIDLLNQIVGWGVELGVHVNLENLSEGAADLEKALLKVPHLDLTLDVGHAMLTHRTSTAPEIIRRLPDRISHLHLHDNHGGKSYRDDEHLIPGEGKVAFTELFRLLKQKGYNQTATLEVAPHEMALARKRVTEFWLNSS